One genomic segment of Streptomyces sp. NBC_00239 includes these proteins:
- the radA gene encoding DNA repair protein RadA translates to MAAARTSRSSAKDRPSYRCTECGWTTAKWLGRCPECQAWGTVEEQGVVAVRTTAAGRVSAAAVPIGQVDVRQATARSTGVDELDRVLGGGLVPGAVVLLAGEPGVGKSTLLLDVAAKAASEQHRTLYVTGEESASQVRLRADRINALNDHLFLAAETDLSVVLGHLDEVKPSLLILDSVQTVASPAIDGAPGGMAQVREVAGALIRASKERGMATLLVGHVTKDGAIAGPRLLEHLVDVVLSFEGDRHARLRLVRGVKNRYGATDEVGCFELHDEGITGLADPSGLFLTRRAEPVPGTCLTVTLEGRRPLVAEVQALTVDSQIPSPRRTTSGLETSRVSMMLAVLEQRGRITALGKRDIYSATVGGVKLSEPAADLAIALALASAASDTPLPNNLVAIGEVGLAGEVRRVTGVQRRLAEAHRLGFTHALVPSDPGKVPPGMKVLEVADMGDALRVLPRRPERGRNGSAEGRPEGSAPSGRR, encoded by the coding sequence ATGGCTGCTGCCCGTACATCCCGATCGTCCGCCAAGGACCGGCCGTCCTACCGCTGCACCGAGTGCGGCTGGACCACGGCCAAGTGGCTCGGCCGCTGCCCCGAGTGCCAGGCCTGGGGGACGGTGGAGGAGCAGGGCGTGGTCGCCGTGCGCACCACCGCGGCCGGCCGGGTGTCCGCCGCCGCCGTGCCGATCGGTCAGGTCGACGTACGGCAGGCGACCGCGCGCAGCACCGGCGTGGACGAGCTGGACCGGGTGCTCGGCGGCGGGCTGGTGCCGGGGGCGGTCGTCCTGCTCGCGGGCGAGCCGGGCGTCGGCAAGTCGACGCTGCTGCTGGACGTGGCCGCCAAGGCGGCGAGCGAGCAGCACCGGACGCTGTACGTGACGGGCGAGGAGTCCGCGAGCCAGGTGCGGCTGCGGGCCGACCGGATCAACGCGCTGAACGACCACCTCTTCCTGGCCGCCGAGACCGACCTGTCGGTGGTGCTGGGGCACCTGGACGAGGTCAAGCCGTCCCTGCTGATCCTGGACTCGGTGCAGACCGTCGCATCCCCCGCGATCGACGGCGCGCCCGGCGGGATGGCGCAGGTCCGCGAGGTGGCGGGCGCGCTGATCCGGGCGTCCAAGGAGCGCGGGATGGCCACCCTGCTGGTGGGGCACGTGACCAAGGACGGGGCGATCGCCGGCCCGCGGCTGCTGGAGCACCTGGTGGACGTGGTGCTGAGCTTCGAGGGCGACCGGCACGCCCGGCTGCGGCTGGTCCGCGGAGTGAAGAACCGGTACGGGGCGACCGACGAGGTGGGCTGCTTCGAGCTGCACGACGAGGGGATCACCGGACTCGCGGACCCGAGCGGGCTGTTCCTGACCCGGCGCGCCGAGCCGGTGCCCGGGACCTGTCTGACGGTGACGCTGGAGGGCCGGCGGCCGCTGGTCGCGGAGGTGCAGGCGCTGACCGTGGACTCGCAGATCCCCTCGCCGCGGCGGACCACCTCGGGCCTGGAGACCTCCCGGGTGTCGATGATGCTGGCGGTGCTGGAGCAGCGCGGGCGGATCACGGCGCTGGGCAAGCGGGACATCTACAGCGCGACCGTGGGCGGGGTGAAGCTGTCCGAGCCGGCCGCCGACCTCGCGATCGCGCTGGCGCTGGCGTCCGCGGCGAGCGACACACCGCTGCCGAACAACCTGGTGGCGATCGGCGAGGTGGGTCTCGCGGGCGAGGTCCGCAGGGTCACCGGGGTGCAGCGCAGGCTGGCCGAGGCGCACCGGCTGGGGTTCACGCACGCCCTGGTGCCGAGCGATCCGGGCAAGGTCCCGCCGGGCATGAAGGTGCTCGAAGTGGCGGACATGGGGGACGCCCTGCGGGTGCTCCCGCGCAGGCCGGAACGCGGAAGGAATGGTTCCGCCGAGGGTCGGCCGGAGGGGTCCGCACCGTCCGGTCGGCGGTAG
- the disA gene encoding DNA integrity scanning diadenylate cyclase DisA translates to MAAKDGAAASGKSGASSRHEALMRASLSAVAPGQPLRDGLERIVRGNTGGLIVLGMDKAVESMCTGGFVLDVEFTATRLRELCKLDGALILDKDITKILRAGVQLVPDASIHTEETGTRHRTADRVSKQCGFPVVSVSQSMRLIALYVDGERRVLEESGAILSRANQALATLERYKLRLDEVAGTLSALEIEDLVTVRDVTAVAQRLEMVRRIATEIAEYVVELGTDGRLLSLQLDELTVGIEQERELVIRDYVPEPTAKRSRTVDEALAELDLLTHAELLELPVVARALGYTGSPETLDSAVSPRGYRLLAKVPRLPGAIIERLVEHFGGLQKLLAASVDDLQTVDGVGEARARSVREGLSRLAESSILERYV, encoded by the coding sequence GTGGCAGCCAAGGACGGGGCAGCAGCATCCGGGAAGTCCGGCGCGAGCTCCAGACACGAGGCCCTGATGCGTGCCTCGCTGAGCGCGGTCGCCCCTGGTCAGCCCCTGCGTGACGGGCTGGAGCGGATCGTCCGCGGCAACACCGGCGGGCTGATCGTCCTGGGCATGGACAAGGCCGTCGAGTCGATGTGCACGGGCGGTTTCGTCCTGGACGTGGAGTTCACCGCGACCCGCCTGCGCGAGCTGTGCAAGCTCGACGGTGCGCTCATCCTCGACAAGGACATCACCAAGATCCTGCGGGCCGGCGTGCAGCTGGTCCCGGACGCGTCGATCCACACCGAGGAGACCGGCACCCGGCACCGCACCGCCGACCGCGTCTCCAAGCAGTGCGGCTTCCCGGTGGTGTCGGTCTCGCAGTCCATGCGCCTGATCGCGCTGTACGTGGACGGCGAGCGCCGGGTGCTGGAGGAGTCCGGGGCGATCCTGTCCCGCGCCAACCAGGCCCTGGCCACGCTGGAGCGGTACAAGCTGCGCCTGGACGAGGTGGCGGGCACCCTGTCGGCGCTGGAGATCGAGGACCTGGTGACGGTCCGCGATGTCACGGCGGTCGCGCAGCGGCTGGAAATGGTGCGCCGGATCGCCACGGAGATCGCCGAGTACGTGGTGGAGCTCGGCACGGACGGCCGGCTGCTGTCGCTCCAGCTGGACGAGCTGACGGTCGGCATCGAGCAGGAGCGCGAGCTGGTCATCCGCGACTACGTCCCGGAGCCGACGGCGAAGCGTTCCCGCACGGTGGACGAGGCGCTCGCCGAGCTGGACCTGCTGACCCACGCCGAGCTGCTCGAACTGCCCGTCGTGGCGCGGGCGCTGGGGTACACGGGCTCGCCCGAGACCCTCGACTCGGCGGTCTCGCCGCGCGGTTACCGGCTGCTGGCGAAGGTGCCGCGGCTGCCGGGCGCGATCATCGAGCGGCTGGTGGAGCACTTCGGCGGGCTGCAGAAGCTGCTCGCGGCGAGCGTCGACGACCTGCAGACGGTCGACGGCGTCGGCGAGGCGCGCGCCCGCAGCGTCCGCGAGGGCCTGTCCCGGCTGGCCGAGTCCTCGATCCTGGAGCGGTACGTCTGA